In Heliangelus exortis chromosome Z, bHelExo1.hap1, whole genome shotgun sequence, a genomic segment contains:
- the THAP1 gene encoding THAP domain-containing protein 1 produces the protein MVQSCSAYRCRNRYDKEKPISFHKFPLTRPDLCKKWEAAVKRKNFKPTKYSSICSEHFTPDCFKRECNNKLLKENAVPTIFCYTEPSEKTEEFAEQPEDPLPPPPPPPPPPPPPPPPPPAAPALPPSPSTPAFHLSQIDARFVDPSIGLLMPPLQTPSNLAVFCDHNYTVEDTVHQRKRIQQLEEQVEKLRKKLKTAQQRCRRQERQIEKLREIVQFQKEKDILSGKGYVILPNDYFEVVEVPA, from the exons ATGGTCCAGTCCTGTTCCGCCTACCGGTGCCGGAACCGATATGACAAAGAGAAGCCCATCTCTTTCCACAA GTTTCCACTTACAAGACCCGATCTTTGCAAGAAGTGGGAGGCTgctgttaaaaggaaaaacttcaAGCCAACCAAGTATAGCAGCATTTGTTCAGAACACTTTACTCCCGATTGCTTTAAAAGGGAATGCAACAACaagcttctgaaagaaaatgctgtgcCCACAATATTTTGTTATACTGAACCCAGTGAAAAG aCAGAAGAGTTTGCAGAGCAGCCAGAAGATCCACTACCacctcccccacctcccccgCCTCCGCCACCACCACCGCCACCACCTCCACCAGCAGCGCCAGCACTACCACCATCTCCATCAActcctgcttttcatttatcTCAAATAGATGCCAGGTTTGTAGATCCAAGTATTGGATTATTGATGCCTCCTCTCCAGACCCCTAGCAATCTTGCTGTTTTTTGTGATCACAACTATACCGTAGAGGATACAGTTcatcagagaaaaagaattcagCAGTTGGAGGAACAAGTTGAAAAACTGCGGAAGAAACTCAAGACAGCACAACAGCGATGCCGGCGTCAAGAAAGACAAATTGAAAAACTGAGAGAGATTGTtcaatttcagaaagaaaaagacatatTGTCAGGAAAAGGCTACGTGATTCTGCCGAATGACTATTTTGAAGTTGTGGAAGTACCTGCCTAG